In Oryzias melastigma strain HK-1 unplaced genomic scaffold, ASM292280v2 sc00371, whole genome shotgun sequence, the following are encoded in one genomic region:
- the LOC112138149 gene encoding uncharacterized protein LOC112138149: protein MRSWPTERPGTVQGFTPNFMMFGREISEPVDLIAGLPPDSDNALSAPEYVQQMRQRLELAHQITREVLGESVTRAKRHYDKNACHTQYKVGDAVWYLIKGARRVKNKVKKFLPSYEGPFFVLGQLDDLVYRIQKSPRSKAKVVHHDQLKPYRSHEPLDISWVQSQMQHWSPTEVSPHAVEGDLEEQDLSLHNLFSAVTADDSNHSQSPLLTAADSMVVRSLPSPPSHVIFDHGSDGIGESPRSSLQEQRLRRRRRMPDRYGDWLTE, encoded by the coding sequence ATGCGGTCATGGCCTACAGAGCGACCAGGCACAGTGCAGGGTTTCACACCAAACTTCATGATGTTCGGACGTGAAATAAGTGAACCAGTAGACCTGATAGCTGGTCTTCCCCCGGACTCTGACAATGCACTCTCAGCCCCAGAGTATGTGCAACAGATGCGCCAGCGGCTGGAACTGGCTCATCAAATCACCCGAGAGGTCCTGGGAGAGTCAGTCACACGAGCAAAAAGACATTACGACAAAAATGCCTGCCACACACAATACAAAGTTGGAGATGCTGTGTGGTACCTTATAAAAGGCGCACGACGTGTcaagaacaaagtaaaaaagtttttgcctTCCTATGAAGGCCCTTTCTTCGTTCTTGGACAACTGGATGATCTGGTCTACAGAATTCAGAAGAGCCCCAGATCCAAAGCAAAAGTTGTTCATCACGACCAACTGAAGCCCTATCGCAGCCATGAACCGCTGGACATTTCATGGGTTCAGAGTCAGATGCAGCACTGGTCACCTACAGAGGTTTCCCCACACGCTGTGGAAGGAGATCTTGAGGAACAGGACCTCAGCCTGCACAACCTCTTCTCTGCTGTCACAGCTGATGACTCCAACCATTCCCAGTCGCCGCTTCTGACTGCAGCTGATTCCATGGTGGTCAGGTCTCTTCCATCCCCTCCTTCCCATGTGATATTTGATCATGGTAGCGATGGGATTGGGGAGTCACCCCGATCAAGCCTTCAGGAGCAGCGGCTGAGACGTCGGCGCAGGATGCCTGACCGGTATGGTGACTGGTTGACAGAGTGA